From Thermoplasmata archaeon, one genomic window encodes:
- a CDS encoding glycosyltransferase — MRAPMEEVHVAEKRLSDYRAIIGSAAFSEILALASKLNGKRVAHVNATAYGGGVAELLQSLVALQRDVGLDAHWFVLAGSNAFFNATKAMHNALQGSETPLSADMLAAYRHFNEVNASTFTDEYDYVMIHDPQPAPLVNLCERNGAWLWRCHIDLTSPNPSAIKILEPHLRAYDAAVFSAAEYAPRTVPFRRIYVNPPAIDPVSPKNRHVYDEERDSILARFDVDFERPVISQVGRFDPWKDPLGVIDAYRLVKKKVPGVQLVLVASMARDDPEGWIWFERSARHAGEDPDIHLLTDLRGVGALEVNVLQRETDVSLAKSLREGFGLIVSESLWKRVPVVGGDVGGIRLQIKDGRHGYLVSSVKEAADRTVQLLRDDARRKAMGKAGRERVRRHFLITRYLREYLRIFGELKAAG; from the coding sequence GTGCGTGCGCCCATGGAAGAAGTCCACGTCGCGGAGAAACGGCTGTCGGACTACCGCGCGATCATCGGCTCCGCCGCCTTCTCGGAGATTCTCGCGCTCGCGAGCAAGCTTAACGGGAAGCGCGTCGCGCACGTCAATGCGACCGCGTACGGCGGCGGTGTCGCGGAGCTCCTCCAGAGCCTCGTCGCCCTGCAGCGGGACGTCGGGCTCGACGCGCACTGGTTCGTCCTCGCGGGCTCGAATGCGTTCTTCAACGCGACGAAGGCGATGCACAACGCTCTGCAAGGCTCAGAGACGCCGCTCTCCGCCGACATGCTCGCGGCGTACCGGCATTTCAACGAGGTGAACGCATCGACGTTCACGGACGAGTACGACTACGTGATGATCCACGACCCGCAGCCGGCGCCACTCGTCAACCTGTGCGAGCGGAATGGTGCGTGGCTTTGGCGGTGCCACATCGATCTGACGTCCCCCAACCCGTCGGCCATCAAGATCCTCGAACCGCATCTGCGCGCGTACGATGCGGCAGTGTTCAGCGCTGCGGAATACGCCCCCCGCACCGTGCCCTTCCGCCGCATCTACGTGAACCCGCCGGCGATTGACCCGGTGAGCCCTAAGAACCGTCACGTCTACGACGAGGAGCGCGACTCGATCCTCGCCCGCTTCGACGTCGACTTCGAGCGGCCCGTCATCAGCCAGGTCGGACGGTTCGATCCCTGGAAAGATCCGCTCGGCGTCATCGATGCGTACCGACTCGTGAAAAAGAAGGTGCCCGGGGTCCAGCTCGTCCTCGTCGCGTCGATGGCCCGCGACGATCCGGAGGGCTGGATCTGGTTCGAGCGGTCCGCGCGGCACGCCGGCGAGGATCCCGATATCCACCTGCTGACGGACCTCCGCGGGGTCGGCGCCCTCGAAGTCAATGTCCTGCAGCGGGAGACCGACGTCTCCCTCGCGAAATCCCTGCGCGAAGGCTTCGGACTGATCGTGAGCGAATCCCTGTGGAAGCGCGTGCCCGTCGTCGGCGGGGACGTCGGCGGGATCCGCCTGCAGATCAAGGACGGGCGACACGGATACCTCGTGTCGAGCGTCAAGGAGGCGGCCGACCGCACGGTCCAGCTGCTCCGCGACGACGCCCGACGGAAGGCGATGGGCAAGGCCGGACGGGAACGGGTCCGGCGCCATTTCCTCATTACCCGCTACCTGCGCGAGTACCTACGGATCTTCGGCGAGCTCAAGGCCGCCGGCTGA
- a CDS encoding ABC transporter ATP-binding protein — protein sequence MARVELRGLAKAYDDVPAVIDLNLEVNDKEFVVLLGPSGCGKTTTLRCIAGLEEPSAGEIYIGDRLVNDLDPKQRNVAMVFQSYALYPHMTVYKNIAFPLENAKVAEREIIARVNRVARLLQIEGLLDRKPSQLSGGQRQRVALGRAIVREPHVFLMDEPLSNLDAKLRVHMRAELKKLQKDLGVTTIYVTHDQVEAMTMAHRVALLNKGVLQQYDGPRDLYSHPANEFTAAFIGSPPINLIDCDLDGRGQLDAADFRIDVPTQFADALPASSGGPLVLGIRPQDVRVSPTEPAEADCIAAEIYTTEPLGDSTILDLKVGDKLIKVVTGPTFEGDAGATVWIRFAPERIHLFDRTTGRAIE from the coding sequence TTGGCCCGAGTCGAGTTGCGAGGTCTCGCGAAGGCGTACGACGACGTCCCCGCCGTCATCGACCTTAACCTCGAGGTCAACGACAAAGAGTTCGTCGTCTTGCTCGGGCCGAGCGGATGCGGAAAGACGACGACCCTGCGTTGCATCGCCGGCCTCGAAGAGCCATCCGCGGGCGAGATCTACATCGGCGACCGCCTCGTGAACGACCTGGACCCGAAGCAACGGAACGTCGCGATGGTCTTCCAGAGTTACGCGCTGTATCCGCACATGACCGTGTACAAGAACATCGCCTTCCCCTTAGAGAACGCCAAGGTCGCGGAACGGGAGATCATCGCGCGGGTCAACCGAGTCGCGCGGCTCCTGCAGATCGAGGGCCTCCTGGATCGCAAGCCGAGCCAGTTGAGCGGCGGACAGCGACAGCGGGTGGCGCTCGGACGGGCGATCGTCCGCGAGCCCCATGTGTTCCTCATGGACGAGCCCTTGAGCAACCTTGACGCGAAGCTCCGGGTCCACATGCGAGCGGAGCTGAAGAAGCTCCAGAAGGACCTCGGCGTCACGACGATCTACGTCACCCATGACCAGGTCGAGGCGATGACCATGGCCCATCGCGTCGCCCTCCTCAACAAGGGCGTGCTCCAGCAATATGACGGGCCTCGGGACCTCTACAGCCATCCGGCCAACGAATTCACGGCGGCGTTCATCGGCAGTCCGCCGATCAACCTGATCGACTGCGACCTCGATGGCCGCGGGCAGCTCGACGCCGCCGACTTCCGGATCGATGTCCCAACCCAGTTCGCGGATGCACTGCCGGCGTCGTCCGGTGGACCACTCGTCCTCGGAATCCGCCCCCAAGACGTGCGGGTGAGCCCGACCGAGCCGGCAGAAGCAGACTGCATCGCGGCAGAAATCTACACGACGGAGCCTCTCGGAGACTCGACGATCCTGGACCTGAAGGTCGGGGACAAGCTCATCAAGGTGGTCACGGGCCCGACGTTCGAAGGGGACGCCGGCGCGACGGTTTGGATTCGCTTCGCACCGGAACGAATCCACCTGTTTGACCGGACGACGGGTCGGGCGATCGAGTAA
- a CDS encoding prenyltransferase, with the protein MASLRTWFKATQPHSFLASLVGVALGTAIAWDRTRTFDGAALALTALGVVCLHAGTNMSNDSIDFKRGVDDLPPHLVSPFTGGARVLPDAAVSFEAHRRVWIGFFAAAALLGLVLAATRPNGWILLVLGGIGGAIAVFYTLPPVALQYHGVGEVAVTVVFGPIVVLGSYVVQTGAFAVEPIWTSIPLGLLIAAFLLVNEMPEHETDPSGGKRTIPARIGLEKSLQLYEAMVSAALLLLVVFAAVRLVPWVSMLGLLAVVPLSKARSVLRAHYREYPAHIPANAATIQAVLLLGAGMTAGYLIAAVANL; encoded by the coding sequence ATGGCCTCGCTGCGGACCTGGTTCAAGGCGACGCAGCCGCACAGCTTCCTGGCGTCCCTGGTCGGCGTGGCGCTCGGGACCGCAATCGCTTGGGACCGTACGCGGACGTTCGATGGGGCGGCGCTCGCGCTCACGGCCCTCGGCGTCGTGTGCCTCCACGCCGGCACGAACATGAGCAACGACTCGATCGATTTCAAGCGCGGCGTCGACGACTTGCCCCCGCACCTCGTGAGCCCCTTCACGGGGGGCGCCCGCGTCCTCCCGGATGCGGCGGTCTCGTTCGAGGCCCACCGTCGGGTCTGGATCGGGTTCTTCGCCGCCGCCGCGCTCCTCGGGCTCGTCCTGGCGGCCACCCGTCCGAACGGTTGGATCTTGCTCGTCCTCGGTGGGATCGGCGGGGCGATTGCGGTCTTCTATACGCTGCCCCCGGTCGCACTGCAATATCACGGCGTCGGCGAGGTCGCGGTGACCGTCGTCTTCGGTCCCATCGTCGTCCTCGGGTCGTACGTCGTGCAAACCGGCGCATTCGCCGTAGAGCCGATCTGGACATCGATCCCGCTTGGTCTCCTGATCGCCGCGTTCCTCCTGGTGAACGAGATGCCGGAGCACGAGACGGACCCGAGCGGCGGCAAACGGACGATTCCCGCGCGGATCGGCTTGGAGAAGTCCCTCCAGCTGTACGAGGCGATGGTGTCCGCGGCGCTCCTCCTGCTTGTCGTCTTCGCGGCCGTACGACTCGTCCCGTGGGTCTCCATGCTCGGGCTCCTCGCGGTCGTCCCTCTCTCGAAGGCCCGGTCCGTCCTTCGCGCCCACTACCGCGAATACCCGGCGCACATTCCCGCCAACGCCGCTACGATCCAGGCCGTGCTCTTGCTCGGGGCAGGCATGACGGCGGGCTATCTCATCGCGGCCGTTGCGAACCTATAG
- a CDS encoding SIS domain-containing protein: MVSFPDPRDRHPYHMHDMIRGQPGYVAETLGRVERVPVDDVLGRNRLVVVTGCGTSFHAASYGAEVLQAAFGTAKVVRAVHAYDLAYGVGAPRGSTVLGVSHSGSTPTTNLALRRARRRGARTIGLCGLPRSDMERETSRAFVIGTVHDRSWANTMAYTTQLAAFASLAADAGGPVWAGVRRALKRLPGALAEALKCEGAVRRVAAAVARRDRASFLGSGFDAITALEAALKIRETCGLPASGYHIEQVLHGPCLSVDRRESVVMLRSRDDGARSEAIRRSMRQFGARVTTIGDSPEAEIRLPSTERILRPIVSVVSLQFLAYYAALERRANPDVMRTDIPGYRAGLQPLFH; the protein is encoded by the coding sequence ATGGTCTCCTTCCCGGATCCGCGGGACCGACACCCGTACCACATGCACGACATGATTCGCGGTCAGCCGGGCTACGTCGCGGAAACGCTGGGCCGGGTCGAGCGCGTGCCCGTCGACGACGTGCTCGGTCGGAACCGCCTCGTCGTCGTCACGGGATGCGGCACGTCATTCCATGCGGCGTCGTACGGGGCGGAAGTCCTCCAGGCAGCCTTCGGAACCGCGAAGGTGGTCCGCGCCGTCCACGCGTACGATCTCGCATACGGTGTCGGCGCGCCGCGCGGATCGACGGTCCTCGGCGTGAGCCACAGCGGGTCCACCCCGACGACGAACCTCGCGCTACGCCGCGCGCGCCGGAGGGGCGCTCGAACGATCGGGCTGTGCGGCCTTCCCCGGTCCGACATGGAGCGGGAAACGAGCCGGGCGTTCGTCATCGGAACGGTCCACGACCGGTCTTGGGCCAACACGATGGCCTATACGACGCAGCTCGCTGCCTTCGCATCGCTCGCCGCGGATGCCGGCGGTCCGGTTTGGGCGGGCGTGCGTCGAGCGCTGAAAAGGCTCCCGGGGGCGCTCGCGGAGGCCCTGAAGTGCGAAGGCGCGGTCCGGCGCGTCGCCGCCGCTGTGGCGCGACGCGACCGGGCGTCGTTCCTGGGCAGTGGGTTCGACGCGATCACGGCCCTCGAGGCGGCCCTGAAGATCCGGGAGACGTGCGGCCTCCCTGCGAGCGGCTACCACATCGAACAAGTGCTCCACGGTCCGTGTCTCTCGGTCGACCGCCGCGAGTCCGTCGTCATGCTTCGGTCCCGCGACGACGGGGCGCGGAGCGAGGCGATCCGCCGGTCCATGCGGCAATTCGGCGCGCGCGTGACGACGATCGGCGACTCGCCCGAAGCCGAAATCCGTCTGCCGTCCACGGAGCGGATCCTCCGCCCCATCGTGAGCGTCGTGTCGCTGCAGTTCCTCGCGTACTACGCCGCCCTCGAGCGGCGCGCGAACCCGGACGTCATGCGGACGGATATTCCCGGATATCGTGCGGGGCTGCAGCCGCTGTTTCACTGA
- a CDS encoding amylo-alpha-1,6-glucosidase, protein MNFERLRARLEHDLDRLRAPEGYLRAGWPRYFTLFGRDSLISAWQTLRYDPRIAESTLRVLASYQGRRTDARSEEEPGKILHEHRFDPASQRELPDWGFPYYGSVDSTPLFLIVADEYVQHTGDERLATDLWPAFLLAHRWMDVQGDIDGDGFIEYERKNPHGLFHQGWKDGLVDHLRIEPPVAMVEVQGYAVAAHRAFAALAERRREDEIAREARAQASRVEDALNRNFWIPDEAYYGLALDGGKRLRRAITSNPGHLLVMGAVPSDRIAGLVSRLFKDDLWTPYGVRTHATSEPDFDPYGYHLGTVWPHDNWFLYRGLLAARFDREAGRVRDALLRGYEELKGIPELYAVVDDRLINLSATLKGSTRANALQAWSTGALIDLLGEGEAPSP, encoded by the coding sequence ATGAACTTCGAGCGGCTGCGGGCCCGTCTCGAGCATGACTTGGATCGGCTCCGCGCGCCGGAGGGGTACCTTCGCGCCGGCTGGCCCCGCTACTTCACCCTGTTCGGCCGAGACTCCCTGATCTCAGCGTGGCAGACCCTCCGATACGATCCCCGAATCGCGGAGTCGACCCTCCGCGTGCTCGCCTCGTACCAGGGACGACGCACGGACGCGCGATCGGAGGAAGAGCCGGGAAAGATCCTCCACGAACACCGGTTCGATCCCGCGTCGCAGAGAGAGCTGCCGGATTGGGGCTTCCCGTACTACGGCAGCGTCGACTCGACTCCCTTATTCCTGATCGTCGCGGACGAATACGTGCAGCACACAGGGGACGAGCGGCTCGCGACGGACCTTTGGCCCGCGTTCCTCCTAGCCCATCGGTGGATGGATGTCCAGGGGGACATCGACGGAGACGGCTTCATCGAATACGAACGCAAGAATCCGCACGGGCTGTTCCACCAGGGATGGAAGGATGGATTAGTCGACCACCTGCGCATCGAACCGCCCGTCGCCATGGTCGAGGTGCAGGGCTATGCGGTCGCCGCACACCGCGCTTTCGCGGCGCTCGCGGAACGCCGCCGCGAGGACGAGATCGCAAGAGAGGCGCGAGCGCAGGCGTCGCGCGTTGAAGACGCCTTGAACCGCAACTTCTGGATCCCCGACGAGGCCTACTATGGCCTGGCCCTCGACGGCGGGAAAAGACTTCGCCGGGCGATCACCTCGAATCCCGGGCATCTCCTGGTCATGGGAGCCGTCCCGAGCGACAGGATAGCCGGACTCGTCTCGCGCCTGTTCAAAGATGACCTTTGGACCCCGTACGGCGTCCGGACGCACGCGACCTCCGAACCGGACTTCGATCCGTACGGCTATCATCTGGGGACGGTGTGGCCTCACGATAACTGGTTCCTGTACCGAGGACTGCTGGCCGCGCGCTTCGATCGGGAGGCGGGGCGCGTGCGCGATGCGCTCCTCCGTGGGTACGAGGAGCTGAAGGGAATCCCGGAGCTCTACGCCGTCGTGGACGACCGCCTCATCAATCTGTCCGCGACGCTTAAAGGGAGCACCCGGGCGAATGCCCTTCAGGCATGGTCAACCGGAGCGCTAATCGACCTACTCGGTGAAGGGGAAGCGCCTAGCCCTTGA
- a CDS encoding prenyltransferase, with protein sequence MRALAWLRASQAILFEASIVPAFVGAAAAVGAGAMFRPEYLVLILMSLVGIQAGANLFKGYYEGLGRSVPPSSPGTWFAFDSGAAIGLTRNPRTVLRAGGACFAVGVVTGLALVAITANLALLAFGLGGAVLAWSYSSPPLRLSFRGIGEISTFLAFGPIMTIGATVVFGGAGIESSVFASAILGFLAAAISFARYFPNREEDLAKGKRTPVTLLGVPRALRAFLGLLLAPYLVGVLWLVRGGGLFWVPVLAVFDLLIVRSLPRTAGPSERYGPVIAWTIAGHLFVGAALVVGLAFGL encoded by the coding sequence ATGCGGGCACTCGCTTGGCTTCGCGCGTCCCAGGCGATCCTGTTCGAGGCCTCGATCGTGCCCGCGTTCGTCGGGGCCGCGGCCGCCGTCGGTGCGGGCGCAATGTTCCGGCCGGAGTACCTCGTCCTTATCCTGATGTCCCTCGTCGGAATCCAGGCGGGCGCGAACCTCTTCAAAGGATACTACGAGGGACTCGGCCGCTCCGTTCCGCCGTCCTCTCCGGGCACATGGTTCGCGTTCGACAGCGGCGCGGCGATCGGCCTCACGCGGAATCCGAGGACGGTCCTCCGGGCGGGTGGCGCGTGCTTCGCCGTCGGCGTGGTCACGGGACTCGCGCTGGTCGCAATCACCGCGAACCTGGCGCTCCTCGCCTTCGGCCTCGGAGGCGCGGTCCTCGCGTGGAGCTACAGTTCGCCGCCGCTCCGGCTCAGCTTCCGGGGAATCGGAGAGATCTCGACGTTCCTCGCGTTCGGACCGATCATGACCATCGGAGCGACGGTCGTGTTCGGAGGTGCGGGAATCGAGTCGAGCGTCTTCGCCTCGGCGATCCTCGGATTCCTCGCGGCCGCGATCTCGTTCGCCAGGTACTTCCCGAACCGGGAGGAGGACCTCGCGAAAGGAAAGCGGACCCCTGTGACCCTGCTCGGCGTGCCCCGCGCGCTCCGCGCTTTCCTGGGATTGCTCCTGGCCCCTTACCTTGTAGGCGTGCTGTGGCTCGTGCGGGGCGGCGGCCTCTTCTGGGTGCCCGTCTTAGCCGTGTTCGACCTCCTGATCGTGCGGTCGCTCCCCCGAACCGCCGGCCCGTCGGAGCGGTACGGCCCAGTCATCGCGTGGACGATCGCAGGGCACCTGTTCGTCGGAGCGGCCCTCGTCGTCGGTCTCGCGTTCGGGCTATAG
- a CDS encoding helix-turn-helix domain-containing protein gives MPLRRLTIEVPGDLLIREGVVPSTFFAHNESVEILHVYSFQPRERVLLVRVVRSGPPRSVDEIMRSRERLRRRYRLREFEILRVEEAGRAYVALLRQRNPGALEAVLEDLGAGVTPTTPTVIRKDSATLSFLADEGTARRMFALLDDLGVGWRLRGRRAIRHPAALGDGELTARQREVLSLAWTLGYFDIPAKVGLGKLAELTGLSRNTVSQHLRRGLRRILRETLP, from the coding sequence ATGCCATTGCGGCGGCTGACGATCGAGGTACCTGGAGACCTCCTGATCCGGGAAGGCGTCGTCCCGTCGACGTTCTTCGCGCACAACGAGTCCGTCGAGATCTTGCACGTCTACTCGTTCCAGCCGCGAGAGCGGGTCCTCCTCGTCCGCGTCGTGCGGTCGGGCCCTCCTCGGAGCGTGGACGAGATCATGCGGTCGCGCGAGCGGCTCCGGCGCCGCTACCGTCTGCGGGAGTTCGAGATCCTGCGCGTCGAAGAGGCCGGCCGCGCGTACGTCGCGCTCCTCCGGCAGCGGAATCCCGGCGCGCTCGAGGCGGTCCTCGAAGACCTCGGGGCCGGCGTCACCCCGACGACGCCCACCGTGATCCGCAAAGATTCCGCGACCCTGTCGTTCCTCGCGGATGAGGGGACCGCGCGACGCATGTTCGCGCTGCTCGACGACCTAGGCGTGGGATGGCGGCTCCGAGGCCGGCGGGCGATTCGCCACCCCGCCGCGCTCGGCGACGGGGAACTCACGGCCCGTCAGAGGGAAGTCCTGAGCCTCGCCTGGACCCTGGGATATTTCGACATCCCCGCAAAGGTCGGCCTGGGGAAGCTCGCGGAGCTGACGGGCTTGAGCCGGAACACGGTGAGCCAACACCTCCGCCGCGGACTCCGGCGGATCTTGCGAGAGACGCTCCCGTAG
- a CDS encoding cupin domain-containing protein translates to MEPTAGGKGAVVRNLPDEPWEKGIGPGIVDKKIMGPGDSNFMLMGLARMEPGVKSPPHRHRYTQIFYILEGRGQIIADGTTYDIGAGSVARFLKGETHTVVNPGPGPLTLIEVRVLPRDQVVWE, encoded by the coding sequence ATGGAACCGACTGCGGGCGGCAAAGGCGCGGTGGTGCGAAACCTCCCGGACGAGCCGTGGGAAAAGGGGATCGGACCGGGGATCGTCGACAAGAAGATCATGGGGCCCGGGGACAGCAATTTCATGCTCATGGGGCTCGCGCGCATGGAGCCGGGCGTGAAGTCGCCGCCGCACCGGCACCGGTACACGCAGATCTTCTACATCCTCGAGGGCCGCGGCCAAATCATCGCCGACGGCACGACGTACGACATCGGCGCCGGTTCGGTCGCGCGCTTCCTGAAGGGCGAGACGCACACGGTCGTCAACCCGGGTCCCGGTCCTCTGACATTGATCGAGGTCCGCGTGCTCCCTCGGGACCAGGTGGTTTGGGAATAG
- a CDS encoding AAA family ATPase has product MPRGYRRKRFYSTSTRILTHLSATAAQEPVTLSVLTQEGIAASTHSGRTTATKWLARLEAGGLVAGERAHVPGHRVRKTVYRLTHDGWAEAMKLRGRFQSDIVEVAASDLDPTPMRVADIPEIFPAYVNLTAAVSLIRRGRLDFTKLRGIGAGAVAPVLWGDTLRRLGRVFGRSDESRALDAWAASPSAVLVVTGIAGIGKSALVASWLVRQQPRPYIFWFEIHDGTTRSAFLRGLAAFLARLGRRGLTSLLHEAGSHAQPVVVRLLNHDLKDLPILVVLDNFQRATPDLARFLRGPILELCRSPPTKVVMISRTVPANLSRRKGPKRPRIEVLRIGGLDLDASLSLLRAKGFAGDEVALQRVANTARGHPILLSFAAQTGSIVSGEMTRYLEREIWRTLTKDERTLLEAASLFRGLVPLDAMHCYTAEWETAVHSLQAKNLLAPTISGGVIVHDSIREYIRDRLPEARRRSFHSLASAYLLDGAEMHDRLEGLFHLVEAGDLKGIGDYLVSRGAGLLDSVPASELLAVLRNIDPATLDAVPRCVLSEVMGDALRALGDSHPALLEYRHAVQRCEAIARPERIPRLLRKIASIERCRNEPAKALGHLVEARARLKGQPDAAEFGEVLREMALLEKAQGNLAEAAGHMNAAVDLATEGSAPGALVRGLTALGSIEMDRGHLDQGLAYKLEGLRIAERAGNLTEIARASISVGASYHGLRRYEEAVRCYDRALQIARLVGNVRLVAYATMDRCAALMDMGRARETGEPLAEAKRLIQILEERDTLSLLAVYEGQRESQLGRWGRATRLWEQGLRGLREFADRSDLAQSLLYVGRFHLEHGDTSEARQYLDEAARLARALGNDALLAELEPLLTDTDSPENRSATRPTRS; this is encoded by the coding sequence GTGCCGAGGGGGTACCGGAGGAAGCGGTTTTACTCGACCTCGACCCGAATTCTCACGCACCTCTCCGCGACGGCGGCGCAGGAGCCCGTGACGCTCTCCGTCCTGACGCAGGAAGGCATCGCCGCCTCGACGCACTCCGGCCGCACCACGGCGACGAAATGGCTGGCCCGGCTCGAGGCAGGTGGCCTCGTCGCGGGCGAGCGGGCGCACGTGCCAGGACATCGTGTCCGGAAGACGGTGTACCGCCTCACCCACGACGGATGGGCCGAGGCGATGAAACTGAGGGGCCGCTTCCAGTCTGACATCGTCGAGGTCGCCGCGTCCGATCTCGATCCGACGCCGATGCGGGTGGCGGACATCCCGGAGATCTTCCCCGCGTACGTCAATCTGACCGCCGCCGTCTCGTTGATCCGCCGGGGGCGGCTCGACTTCACGAAGCTCCGCGGGATCGGAGCGGGCGCGGTCGCGCCGGTCCTGTGGGGCGATACGCTCCGCCGGCTCGGTCGCGTCTTCGGACGCTCCGACGAGTCCCGCGCCCTCGACGCGTGGGCCGCTTCGCCATCCGCCGTGCTCGTCGTCACGGGAATCGCGGGGATCGGGAAGAGCGCGCTCGTCGCGAGCTGGCTCGTCCGCCAGCAGCCCCGCCCGTACATCTTCTGGTTCGAGATCCACGACGGGACGACGCGGTCCGCGTTCCTGCGCGGCCTGGCGGCGTTCCTCGCGCGGCTGGGCCGCCGCGGGCTGACGAGCCTCCTGCACGAAGCCGGCTCGCATGCGCAGCCCGTCGTCGTGCGCCTACTGAACCATGACCTCAAAGATCTGCCCATCCTCGTCGTGCTCGATAACTTCCAACGCGCGACCCCGGACCTCGCCCGGTTCCTCCGCGGACCCATCCTCGAGCTGTGTCGGTCGCCTCCGACGAAGGTTGTGATGATCTCCCGCACCGTTCCCGCGAACCTCTCCCGCCGAAAGGGGCCGAAACGCCCGCGCATCGAGGTCCTGCGCATCGGCGGCCTCGACTTGGACGCGTCACTGTCCCTCTTGCGGGCGAAAGGCTTCGCCGGGGACGAGGTCGCGCTCCAGCGGGTCGCGAACACCGCGCGCGGCCACCCGATTCTGCTGTCGTTCGCGGCGCAGACCGGGTCGATCGTGAGCGGCGAGATGACCCGCTACCTGGAGCGGGAGATCTGGCGGACCCTCACCAAGGACGAACGCACCCTGCTGGAGGCGGCGTCGTTGTTCCGAGGCCTGGTGCCGCTCGACGCGATGCACTGCTACACCGCAGAATGGGAGACGGCCGTCCACTCGCTCCAGGCGAAGAACTTGCTCGCCCCGACGATCTCGGGAGGCGTCATCGTGCACGACTCGATCCGCGAGTACATCCGCGACCGGTTGCCGGAAGCGCGACGGCGCTCGTTCCATTCGCTTGCGAGCGCGTACCTCCTCGACGGAGCCGAGATGCACGACCGTCTCGAGGGCCTGTTCCACCTCGTCGAGGCGGGGGACCTGAAAGGGATCGGAGACTATCTCGTGTCGCGCGGTGCCGGCCTGCTGGACTCTGTGCCCGCCTCGGAGCTGCTGGCCGTCTTGCGGAATATCGATCCCGCCACCCTGGACGCGGTGCCCCGGTGCGTCCTGTCCGAGGTCATGGGGGATGCCTTGCGGGCTCTCGGGGACTCGCACCCCGCCCTCCTCGAGTACCGCCACGCGGTCCAGCGGTGCGAGGCGATCGCCCGGCCGGAACGGATCCCCCGTCTCCTTCGGAAGATCGCGTCGATCGAGCGTTGCCGCAACGAACCGGCGAAGGCGCTCGGCCATCTCGTCGAGGCCCGCGCCCGGCTCAAGGGCCAACCGGACGCCGCGGAGTTCGGTGAGGTCCTGAGGGAAATGGCCCTCCTGGAGAAAGCCCAGGGGAACCTCGCGGAGGCGGCGGGCCACATGAACGCGGCGGTCGACCTCGCGACGGAAGGCTCCGCCCCCGGCGCCCTCGTGCGTGGGCTGACCGCACTCGGAAGCATCGAAATGGATCGGGGCCACCTCGATCAGGGCCTCGCGTACAAGCTGGAGGGCCTCCGGATCGCGGAGCGAGCGGGGAACTTGACGGAGATTGCGCGCGCCTCCATCTCGGTGGGGGCCTCGTACCACGGGTTACGGCGGTACGAAGAAGCGGTGAGGTGTTACGATCGCGCCTTGCAGATCGCGCGTCTCGTCGGCAATGTGAGGCTCGTCGCGTACGCGACCATGGATCGGTGCGCCGCCCTCATGGACATGGGCCGCGCACGAGAAACGGGGGAGCCTCTCGCCGAAGCGAAACGGCTCATCCAGATCCTCGAGGAACGAGACACTCTTTCGTTGCTCGCCGTCTATGAGGGACAGCGAGAGTCCCAACTGGGCCGGTGGGGCCGGGCGACGCGGCTCTGGGAGCAGGGCCTGCGCGGCCTGCGAGAGTTCGCGGACCGATCGGACTTGGCTCAGTCGCTCCTCTACGTGGGTCGCTTCCACCTGGAACACGGCGATACGTCGGAGGCCCGGCAGTACCTCGACGAAGCCGCGCGGCTGGCTCGCGCCCTGGGGAACGACGCTCTCCTGGCGGAACTCGAACCGCTCCTCACCGACACCGACTCCCCCGAGAACCGTTCGGCGACGCGACCGACGCGTAGTTAG